TCACCGCCTTTACCGCATGGCACAAGATTTGTGGCGGCACCCGGCTCAGGCTGTACGCCTCCTAATCCTTCTGCGAAGACAGTTGCGCTTGCACCGAACATAAGCAACAGGAAAGATATGACTATAAACTTTTTACTGTGATGTAGCATTTTTGGGCATTAGTCTTTGTAATTGGCCTGATATATACGTTGCTGCTTCGTTATCTTTAGACTGGCCAGAGAGCATACTTTCTAAAGCGTCTCTAAAGACTTTATCCGAGGCGGACGGGCTAGGGTCCAGCCAACCCTTAGAAATGAGCGCCGCACGATTAAAGATGGTTAAGACCGGATCAATAGTCCCCGCCGAGAGCAAATCGCGCCGTGCTGGCGCAAGGCGTGCGCCCACTGCAATACTCTGGAGCACGGCAGAGCCAGACAATATCGAGCCGGCCGTGAAGGCGTTCGTCTTCTTGGGGCTCGCTTGGAGTACTGCGAAGGCATAGAGCTTGCCGTAAACCGCCGGTGCGGTAGCAAGTGCACGTTGAGGCATCACGGCTACGTCGAAATTAAGGTGAGGATTCTTCTGTCGTATATCATCATACTCGCTCGCGTGGCCGAAGTAGACAGCAAGCTTGCCAGCCTCGAACATCTGCCTGGATGAATCAAGTGCGCTGTTCCACGTATAAACCGTCTTGGACGGATCGGAGAACTGCGTATAGAACGAAAGGGCGCCGGGTGCGTTGTCACCGAGCCTGGCCTGGATACTCCCATCGTTCGTCCAGGTTGCGATAGTTTCTCCCGATTGCAAAAGTAATGTAGAAATAATATCTTTAGCATTCGTAATATTGGCATAACCGCCCAAGGCCACCGCAGACTGCGATACGCCTCCGCGCGCATCCTTAACCGTGAGCGAAGGCACATACTTAATCAAATCATCCCAAGTCTTGGGGAATACCGCGATGCCGGCGCTTGAGAACATATCTTTGTTCCAATACGCGACCATCGGGTCTACCACGAGCGGTATACCCACTATCCCCTGGCCCGATATAAATACGGGCGCCTCATCAATGAACGTGTCATAAATATAACGCGCTGGGTAACTCGATGTCGGTATGGCGTAAATTTTATCCTGATAGTGAGCGATAAGATCCTGCGAGAGCATTATCGCATCCGGCCCTTTGCCGGAAGCCAAAGCTTCTATAAGAGACTGGTCGAATTCCGACTCGCTGAATCCTTTATATTTAACTGTAAAGTTTATTGTCTTGTTAACCTGTAACTGGGCAAAAGTATTGGAAATCTGCGTCTCGGGTAATGTGCCCCAGATCTCGATACTGCCAATGCCTGTCGCCGCACGATTATCAAAGAGGCCGGAGAATGCAAGCACCCCCGCAATACCCAGGAATCCGAATATGAAAAGTGAAATTATTTGAAATCGGGTCATTATTCTGTTTTCTTAGCGATAAATCCGTAATGATGCGCACCGGCATGGAATGGGGGCATGACTCTGAAGCCCGCTTCTTCAAACATCTTGCGCGCGCTCGGCTCCGATATCACTTGAGCCTGCGTGGGCCCCAGATTTTTAAACGAATCTGACCATTCTATATATAAGACCTTGCCGGCCGGCTTGAGCACACGATGAGCCTCGCGTATCATGGCACCGCGATTCTCGGACTGGAACAAAACATTAGATATCACTACTGCATCCATACTGCTATCTTTCAGTTTGGATCCGCCGCCGACATCCAAGTCGCCCCACACTACTTCTATCGTGCCAATGTGCTTCTCCTTGGCCTCTCGCTTGAGCTTCTCAAGCAAATCCTTCTGTACCTCTACGGCATACACATGCCCCGTACCGCCCACACGGCGTGCCGAGGCAAAGCTATAGGCGCCAGCTCCGGCGCCGAAGTCTGCCACGCTCATCCCGGGATGGAGTTCCAAGTGCCCAATATTTTGTTCCGGATCTGCAAACGAGCCCAACATGCTTATATTCTATCGTAGAAGCGTTGTAATACAATGGGATAACTTGCTTGACATTATATACTCTATGTGCTATTATTAGACGTTTCGTTCTTTGAGAATCGTATATAGAATCACTCAATATAAGTAGAAGAACTCGAAGTTCACCATTTGGGATTCGCGAATAATGCATAGTTCGCGGATCCTAGTTTGTGAACTTCGAGACATTCCGTCTCATCAGAATTGACGCCGCACTGTGGCGATGGGAGAAACATGGGTATCTTTATCGTGGCAATCATCACCCTCATCATTGTAAACCTTCTAGTTAATGGCTGGGAGGTTGTCAATGAGCCAGAGGTTGCAATCAAACAGCGACTTGGAAAGTATGTGGGTACGGAAGCACGAGCAGGTTTTCATTTCTGTTTCCTACAAGGCCTTCTGACCACGCTCGTCCGATTCAAGGTTGAGAGGGTCGAGAAAACAATTGCTATCGAGGACGTTAAAACTCCTGATAACATTATCAGTGTTGTAGCGAGCAGCTACCGCTATAGCCCTGACCCAAGTAATGCCGCCAATTTCATTTTGAGCAAGATGCACACCGGTGTTGAAGAATCGTTCGAGAGGGCGATTAAAACGAATGTACGCGAGCTGGCTCGAAGGCAAGGTGAAAAACCGGAAACATGGAAAGAGCTCATGGACTCAACCGAGATGATTTCACGCGAAGTCATCAGGAAAATCTGCAACGGTGCTACCAATGAGGACATCGATGCGATCTACAACGATCGCGCGAACCACAAGGTGGCGCCTTGGGGGGTTATCGTCCACAAGATTGATGTCACAAGGGTAGTCTCCGACATTAAACAAACCGAAGCCGAATCTGATAAGGCGGCAGAGGAGCCTCAACAGCAAGGCCAGGTCAAGAACATGGAGACTATCATCCTGATGGCAGCCAAAATAAAGGAGAAGTTCCCAGGTCAGTCAGATGACTGGTGCTTCAGTCAGGCACGGTTTGTCCAGATGTCGATCGACAAGGGCACGAAGGGTATGCCCCAGATACTTGACCCTGTCTGGGCATCGCTTGGCAACAACCTCATGTCTGTACTGATGGAGTTCGCAAGGTCTAGACAGAGTAGTAACCCTAAGATCATCTACTTGCCAACAGGTTCAAACACGGGAAAGGAGGAGTAGTGTTATGAACAGAACAATTGGAAACCTATTGATAACTCCTTTCCTGATCCTAATCTTGATCTTGGGGGTGACGCAGTGCGGAAGGACTCCGGCTTCGCCCGCCAGTATAACCACCCAGGCTCCGGCCGTCCCCGTCCAGATCTGGGCCGGGCACGAAGTCTGGAAGGCCACTAGGACTTTCATACCGACCACACCCAGATTCGTCTGGGGAAAGGATGGTAAGTCCTTCCGTGGCTGGGAGAAATCAAGAGACAGCGAGTACATCGCCCGCTACTGGTCGACGAGAATGACTCGTGACACCACCACCCATCGCGCATTCGAATATGTCAGCGAAGGGAATTGTGTCACGACTGGTGTAATTGACTTCCACAAGTCTTGTGGCAAGTCAAGAGAGACCACGCCGGAATTCATAACGGCTCGAGTGGTCGCCAGAGTAGACGCGGCGTACACCTACGAGCCGGAGAACGCGGAAGAAGGCGGGTGTAAAATCACCCTCAACTTCCGCAACGTCGAGCTCTGGCGACCCGAGGACATCCCACC
Above is a window of Candidatus Paceibacterota bacterium DNA encoding:
- a CDS encoding extracellular solute-binding protein, translating into MTRFQIISLFIFGFLGIAGVLAFSGLFDNRAATGIGSIEIWGTLPETQISNTFAQLQVNKTINFTVKYKGFSESEFDQSLIEALASGKGPDAIMLSQDLIAHYQDKIYAIPTSSYPARYIYDTFIDEAPVFISGQGIVGIPLVVDPMVAYWNKDMFSSAGIAVFPKTWDDLIKYVPSLTVKDARGGVSQSAVALGGYANITNAKDIISTLLLQSGETIATWTNDGSIQARLGDNAPGALSFYTQFSDPSKTVYTWNSALDSSRQMFEAGKLAVYFGHASEYDDIRQKNPHLNFDVAVMPQRALATAPAVYGKLYAFAVLQASPKKTNAFTAGSILSGSAVLQSIAVGARLAPARRDLLSAGTIDPVLTIFNRAALISKGWLDPSPSASDKVFRDALESMLSGQSKDNEAATYISGQLQRLMPKNATSQ
- a CDS encoding methyltransferase domain-containing protein, which translates into the protein MLGSFADPEQNIGHLELHPGMSVADFGAGAGAYSFASARRVGGTGHVYAVEVQKDLLEKLKREAKEKHIGTIEVVWGDLDVGGGSKLKDSSMDAVVISNVLFQSENRGAMIREAHRVLKPAGKVLYIEWSDSFKNLGPTQAQVISEPSARKMFEEAGFRVMPPFHAGAHHYGFIAKKTE
- a CDS encoding SPFH domain-containing protein translates to MGIFIVAIITLIIVNLLVNGWEVVNEPEVAIKQRLGKYVGTEARAGFHFCFLQGLLTTLVRFKVERVEKTIAIEDVKTPDNIISVVASSYRYSPDPSNAANFILSKMHTGVEESFERAIKTNVRELARRQGEKPETWKELMDSTEMISREVIRKICNGATNEDIDAIYNDRANHKVAPWGVIVHKIDVTRVVSDIKQTEAESDKAAEEPQQQGQVKNMETIILMAAKIKEKFPGQSDDWCFSQARFVQMSIDKGTKGMPQILDPVWASLGNNLMSVLMEFARSRQSSNPKIIYLPTGSNTGKEE